From Oryza brachyantha chromosome 9, ObraRS2, whole genome shotgun sequence, a single genomic window includes:
- the LOC102703521 gene encoding cytosolic sulfotransferase 5-like — translation MGADDGDLQAAAKVATPACGSTVLAPHDAVDDDVGEIIVPAPAASLPLETRWPPFPLRQLGGFWMPESLLPTVEALRAGFVPRPNDVLLASFPKSGTSWLKALAFAAANRAAHPPSGADHPLRRRNPHDCVEFFEMSPEHPASGGGGGGDVTVDDALEDASPPRVLATHLPHSMLPERITHDDDAGCRIIYICRDPKDTLVSFWFFSKKMAATMGVDPGPSFTFEEAFELFCGGNCTGGPQWRHVFEYWEASRRSPGKVLFLRYEEMLRSPASNLRRMAEFMGCPFTAEEEESGVADAIVRLCSLDELRNLEVNRSGTDALGLKNEAYFRKGVAGDWRNHMTPEMAARLDKIVDDATRGSGLSLTNSVYASN, via the coding sequence AtgggcgccgacgacggcgatctccaggcggcggcgaaggtggcgacgccggCATGTGGTTCGACAGTATTGGCGCCGCacgacgccgtcgacgacgacgtagGCGAGATCATTgtccccgcgcccgcggcCTCGCTGCCGCTGGAGACGAGGTGGCCGCCGTTCCCGCTCCGCCAGCTGGGCGGCTTCTGGATGCCGGAGTCCCTCCTGCCGACCGTCGAGGCCCTCCGCGCCGGCTTCGTGCCGAGGCCCAACGACGTGCTGCTCGCCAGCTTCCCCAAGTCCGGCACCAGCTGGCTCAAGGCGCTCGCCTTCGCGGCCGCGAACCGCGCGGCGCACCCGCCCTCCGGCGCCGACCACCCGCTCCGCCGTCGCAACCCCCACGACTGCGTCGAGTTCTTCGAGATGAGCCCCGAGCATCCTgccagcggtggcggcggcggcggcgacgtcacCGTGGACGACGCGTTAGAggacgcgtcgccgccgcgcgtgcTCGCCACCCACCTGCCACACTCCATGCTTCCCGAGCGCATCacccacgacgacgacgccgggtGCCGGATCATCTACATCTGCAGGGACCCCAAGGACACGCTGGTCTCCTTCTGGTTCTTCTCCAAGAAGATGGCGGCGACCATGGGGGTTGACCCAGGGCCGTCGTTCACGTTCGAGGAGGCCTTCGAGCTCTTCTGCGGCGGCAACTGCACCGGCGGCCCGCAGTGGCGCCACGTCTTCGAGTACTGGGAGGCGAGCCGGAGGAGCCCCGGCAAGGTGCTGTTCCTCAGGTACGAGGAGATGCtgcggtcgccggcgagcaaCCTGAGGAGGATGGCGGAGTTCATGGGGTGCCCGTTcaccgcggaggaggaggaatccGGTGTGGCGGACGCCATCGTCAGGCTCTGCAGCCTCGATGAGCTGAGGAACCTGGAGGTGAACAGGAGCGGCACCGACGCTCTGGGGCTGAAGAACGAAGCCTACTTCAGGAAAGGGGTCGCCGGCGACTGGCGCAACCATATGAcgccggagatggcggcgaggCTGGACAAGATCGTCGACGATGCCACACGTGGCTCTGGGTTAAGCCTCACTAACTCCGTGTATGCATCAAATTAG